A window of the Natronomonas salina genome harbors these coding sequences:
- a CDS encoding AIR synthase family protein, translating into MDTGKVSRAFFEARIAPKLGAERDDVALGPTPGVDFGVVSVGEHALVTATDPVSILPDLGWERAGRFAVDVVLSDVAVSGVPPTHLTVSLALPPELSEESFGRVWDAIDAECRDLGVSIVTGHTASYAESTLPWVGAATGIAVGDPDDIIRPDGARPGDDLLVTKGPAVEAVGLLTTLFADQIDLPAETLSTAQARVDETGAVRDALTAAAAGDVHAMHDATEGGLLGALHEVADSAGVRLAVESDAVPMRPGVRETCEALGMDPWRASTAGTLVVAVDPADTDRVVAALEDRGTPVGVAGRVDSGSGVVLDGEETARPDGDSGWPVYDRLLAASESDEE; encoded by the coding sequence ATGGACACCGGCAAGGTCTCGCGGGCGTTCTTCGAGGCGCGGATCGCGCCGAAGCTCGGCGCCGAGCGGGACGACGTCGCGCTCGGGCCGACGCCCGGCGTCGACTTCGGCGTCGTCTCCGTCGGCGAGCACGCGCTCGTGACCGCGACGGACCCCGTCTCGATCCTCCCGGACCTCGGCTGGGAGCGGGCCGGCCGCTTCGCCGTCGACGTGGTCCTCTCCGACGTCGCCGTCTCGGGCGTCCCGCCGACGCACCTCACCGTCTCGCTGGCCCTCCCGCCGGAGCTGTCCGAGGAGTCCTTCGGCCGCGTCTGGGACGCCATCGACGCGGAGTGCCGCGACCTCGGCGTCTCCATCGTCACCGGCCACACCGCCAGCTACGCGGAGAGTACCCTCCCGTGGGTCGGCGCGGCGACGGGTATCGCCGTCGGCGACCCCGACGATATCATTCGCCCGGACGGCGCCCGTCCCGGCGACGACCTGCTGGTGACGAAGGGCCCCGCCGTCGAGGCCGTCGGCCTGCTGACGACGCTCTTCGCCGACCAGATCGACCTGCCGGCGGAGACGCTCTCGACCGCGCAGGCCCGCGTCGACGAGACCGGCGCCGTCCGGGACGCCCTCACCGCGGCGGCGGCCGGCGACGTCCACGCCATGCACGACGCCACCGAGGGCGGCCTCCTCGGCGCACTCCACGAGGTGGCGGACAGTGCCGGGGTGCGACTCGCCGTCGAGAGCGACGCGGTGCCGATGCGCCCCGGCGTCCGGGAGACCTGCGAGGCGCTGGGGATGGACCCCTGGCGGGCCTCCACGGCCGGCACGCTCGTCGTCGCGGTCGACCCCGCCGACACCGACCGCGTCGTCGCCGCGCTCGAGGACCGCGGGACGCCGGTCGGCGTCGCCGGCCGGGTGGACTCGGGAAGCGGGGTCGTACTGGACGGCGAGGAGACCGCGCGGCCCGACGGCGACTCCGGGTGGCCGGTCTACGACCGGCTGCTGGCCGCGTCTGAATCCGACGAGGAGTGA
- a CDS encoding cobyric acid synthase: MPVPSPDGSVTPARTLLVAGTASHVGKSTVAAGLCRLLADRGVDVAPFKAQNMSNNARAVATATGDGFGEVGVSQYVQARAAGVPPTTDHNPVLLKPRGDGESQLVLDGEAVGHFSAGDYYETHWEDARAAAEAAHARLAADHDVIVAEGAGSIAEINLQHRDLANLETARFSDADVLLVADIERGGVFASLVGTLELVPDDVRERVAGAVVTKFRGDRSILEPGLREFEDRTGVPVLGVLPYDDPGLPEEDSVALPAPGETGVLGDDDAVPPDRAVTIAVPRLPRASNVTDVEPLARVPGVRVRFVPLDASLGGSGGHSDRASRHADAVLLTGTKNTVDDALAACEAGLYDELRTFDGPVVGLCGGYQLLGERLTNAAVEGTGDDETVPGVGLLPVETRFSPAKTVEPVERELRGNGPLAGGDGPVSGYEIHMGETRLLDDVERPFPGEGAVTGDVLGTYLHGLFENRRAREAFVDRVYESAGRERPEVGGDDGSSYDRAADLVSELDLEPLGL, translated from the coding sequence ATGCCGGTGCCGTCCCCAGACGGGAGCGTGACGCCCGCCAGGACGCTCCTCGTCGCCGGCACCGCCAGCCACGTCGGCAAGTCGACCGTCGCGGCCGGCCTCTGCCGCCTGCTCGCCGACCGCGGCGTCGACGTCGCGCCGTTCAAGGCCCAGAACATGTCCAACAACGCGCGAGCGGTGGCGACGGCGACGGGCGACGGCTTCGGCGAGGTCGGCGTCTCCCAGTACGTCCAGGCGCGGGCCGCCGGCGTCCCCCCGACGACCGACCACAACCCGGTCCTCCTGAAGCCGCGCGGCGACGGCGAGTCGCAGCTCGTCCTCGACGGCGAGGCGGTCGGCCACTTCTCGGCCGGTGACTACTACGAGACCCACTGGGAGGACGCCCGCGCGGCCGCAGAGGCGGCCCACGCGCGACTCGCGGCCGACCACGACGTGATCGTCGCCGAGGGCGCGGGCTCCATCGCGGAGATCAACCTCCAGCACCGCGACCTCGCGAACCTGGAGACGGCCCGGTTCTCTGATGCCGACGTCCTCCTCGTCGCCGACATCGAGCGCGGCGGCGTCTTCGCCTCCCTCGTCGGGACGCTCGAACTGGTCCCCGACGACGTCCGCGAGCGGGTGGCCGGCGCCGTCGTCACGAAGTTCCGCGGCGACCGTTCCATCCTCGAACCCGGTCTCCGGGAGTTCGAAGACAGGACCGGCGTCCCCGTCCTCGGCGTGCTCCCGTACGACGACCCCGGCCTGCCGGAGGAGGACAGCGTCGCGCTCCCGGCCCCCGGCGAGACGGGCGTCCTCGGAGACGACGACGCCGTCCCACCGGACCGCGCGGTCACCATCGCCGTCCCGCGGCTCCCCCGCGCCTCCAACGTCACCGACGTCGAGCCGCTGGCCAGGGTCCCCGGCGTTCGCGTCCGGTTCGTGCCGCTGGACGCCTCGCTCGGAGGTTCGGGCGGTCACTCAGATCGTGCCAGCAGGCACGCTGACGCCGTCCTCCTGACCGGCACGAAGAACACCGTCGACGACGCCCTCGCCGCGTGCGAGGCCGGACTCTACGACGAACTCCGGACGTTCGACGGCCCCGTCGTCGGCCTCTGCGGCGGCTACCAGCTCCTGGGGGAACGCCTCACCAACGCCGCCGTCGAGGGCACCGGCGACGACGAGACGGTTCCAGGCGTCGGCCTCCTCCCCGTCGAGACGCGTTTCTCCCCCGCTAAAACTGTCGAGCCCGTCGAGCGAGAGCTACGGGGGAACGGACCGCTGGCCGGCGGCGACGGCCCGGTCTCCGGGTACGAGATCCACATGGGCGAGACGCGGCTCCTCGACGACGTCGAGCGGCCGTTCCCCGGCGAGGGCGCCGTCACCGGTGACGTCCTCGGGACGTACCTCCACGGGCTCTTCGAGAACCGCCGCGCCCGCGAGGCGTTCGTCGACCGCGTCTACGAATCAGCGGGCAGGGAGCGCCCCGAGGTAGGCGGCGACGACGGCTCGTCCTACGACCGCGCCGCTGACCTCGTCTCGGAACTGGACCTGGAGCCGCTCGGGCTGTAA
- the acs gene encoding acetate--CoA ligase, which yields MEDGADVELEAWIESRERFDPPESFVEQANVSDPDVYETFAKEWPACWERAAELLDWERRWDDVLESDDAPRYRWFAGGELNASYNCVDRHVEMGRKNHAAIRWVGKRGETETYTYGNLQRETESFAAALRGLGVGEDDVVTLYLPMIPELPIAMLACARIGAPHSVVFAGFSADALATRMANAGSEYLVTCDGYYRRGDALNHKGKADRAVRRIDHEVETVVVDRLGGGLPHSLADDQHDYDDLVADHRNETVEPVARESEDDLFVMYTSGTTGEPKAVRHTTGGYLSHVAWTSHAVLDVKPSDTYWCSADIGWITGHSYIVYGPLALGATTVIYEGTPDYPEKDRIWELVERYSVDVFYTAPTAIRAFMKWGADHPANHDLSSLRLLGTVGEPINPRAWKWYYEHIGDESCPIVDTWWQAETGGMMITTLPGVSTMKPGSAGPPLPGIDAKVVDAEGEEVDRGEAGYLVVEKPWPGMLRGLAGDDDRFREEYWSTYSDPDADEWVYFPGDGAKVDEDGYVTLLGRVDDVISVGDHRIGTMEVESTIVGVEGVAEAAVVGTGGTLIAFVSTEMDHTGDATLRTAVVEAIEDAIGEVAVPDHVVFTPELPKTRSGKIMRRLLEGIATGETLGDISALRNPEILGELRARLAGETQSYLERED from the coding sequence ATGGAAGACGGGGCAGACGTGGAACTGGAGGCGTGGATCGAGAGCCGCGAGCGCTTCGACCCGCCCGAGTCGTTCGTCGAACAGGCCAACGTCTCGGACCCCGACGTCTACGAGACGTTCGCCAAGGAGTGGCCGGCCTGCTGGGAGCGGGCGGCCGAACTGCTCGACTGGGAGCGTCGGTGGGACGACGTCCTCGAGTCGGACGACGCGCCGCGGTACCGCTGGTTCGCCGGCGGCGAACTGAACGCCTCGTACAACTGCGTCGACCGGCACGTCGAGATGGGGCGGAAGAACCACGCCGCCATCCGGTGGGTCGGCAAGCGCGGCGAGACGGAGACGTACACCTACGGCAACCTGCAGCGGGAGACCGAGTCGTTCGCGGCCGCCCTCCGGGGACTGGGCGTCGGCGAGGACGACGTCGTCACCCTCTACCTGCCGATGATCCCGGAGCTGCCGATCGCGATGCTGGCGTGCGCCCGCATCGGGGCACCGCACTCCGTGGTGTTCGCCGGCTTCTCGGCCGACGCCCTCGCCACGCGGATGGCCAACGCCGGCTCCGAGTACCTGGTGACCTGCGACGGCTACTACCGCCGCGGGGACGCGCTGAACCACAAGGGGAAGGCCGACCGCGCGGTCCGCCGCATCGACCACGAGGTCGAGACGGTGGTCGTCGACCGACTCGGCGGCGGCCTCCCGCACTCGCTGGCCGACGACCAGCACGACTACGACGACCTCGTCGCCGACCACCGCAACGAGACGGTCGAGCCGGTCGCCCGCGAGAGCGAGGACGACCTCTTCGTGATGTACACCTCCGGCACCACCGGCGAGCCGAAGGCGGTCCGGCACACGACGGGCGGCTACCTCTCGCACGTCGCCTGGACCTCCCACGCCGTCCTCGACGTGAAGCCCTCGGACACCTACTGGTGTTCGGCGGACATCGGCTGGATCACGGGCCACTCCTACATCGTCTACGGGCCGCTGGCCCTGGGCGCGACGACGGTCATCTACGAGGGGACGCCGGACTACCCCGAGAAGGACCGCATCTGGGAGCTCGTCGAGCGCTACAGCGTCGACGTCTTCTACACCGCGCCGACGGCCATCCGGGCGTTCATGAAGTGGGGCGCCGACCACCCGGCGAACCACGACCTCTCGAGCCTCCGGCTGCTCGGCACCGTCGGCGAGCCCATCAACCCGCGCGCCTGGAAGTGGTACTACGAGCACATCGGCGACGAGTCCTGCCCCATCGTCGACACGTGGTGGCAGGCCGAGACCGGCGGGATGATGATCACCACGCTGCCCGGCGTCTCGACGATGAAGCCCGGCTCCGCCGGGCCGCCGCTGCCCGGCATCGACGCGAAGGTCGTCGACGCCGAGGGCGAGGAGGTCGACCGGGGGGAGGCGGGTTACCTCGTGGTCGAGAAGCCGTGGCCCGGGATGCTGCGCGGGCTGGCCGGCGACGACGACCGGTTCCGCGAGGAGTACTGGTCGACGTACTCCGACCCCGACGCCGACGAGTGGGTGTACTTCCCGGGCGACGGCGCGAAGGTCGACGAGGACGGCTACGTCACGCTCCTGGGCCGCGTCGACGACGTCATCAGCGTCGGCGACCACCGCATCGGGACGATGGAGGTCGAGTCCACCATCGTCGGCGTCGAGGGCGTCGCCGAGGCGGCGGTCGTCGGCACCGGCGGGACGCTCATCGCCTTCGTCAGCACCGAGATGGACCACACGGGCGACGCGACCCTCCGGACGGCCGTCGTCGAGGCCATCGAGGACGCCATCGGCGAGGTCGCCGTCCCCGACCACGTCGTCTTCACCCCCGAGTTGCCGAAGACCCGCTCGGGGAAGATCATGCGACGGCTCCTGGAGGGCATCGCGACCGGCGAGACCTTGGGCGACATCAGCGCCCTCCGGAACCCCGAGATCCTCGGCGAACTCCGGGCGCGACTCGCCGGCGAGACCCAGTCGTACCTCGAGCGCGAGGACTGA
- a CDS encoding bacterio-opsin activator domain-containing protein, translating into MDVLERREYERLREAASTPRERLVVRLVGEAGVRPAEQVRIRPGDVDRRRYAGETHHFLSVRDGDDEPCRRTYLPADLAGAVDEYAATTGTDPDARLVDVTPRRVQMLVSEVAARAADATGEERFEGLSSDDLRRYFARRLLVEEDVDPRVVGAVGGWDRLAALDPYLEPVDEGDVAAAFADSAGLSSSGGAALDGATATASVELDADGQVVDCGGAVADLLGRDPGALVETPFGRLFTDDARERARPKDLLATAGREDLAVEDCWFRRADGDRVRLTALVCALRDGERLDGFAAVLRRADADGDRGAGAYQRAVEAAGQPMCLAAVSGEIEYVNAAFEELLGYTQGEAVGRTAEDLLSSGEDTDAFYAELRETVLEGDTWTGQLTARRKSGERVHVRQTVAPVHDDAGDVAFVVVVGTDVTERVRRERSLARRCETLEGLEALVADINAAGRELIEASTREEIEAAVCEALADSEAYLGAWIGETDPGDPRVRPREWAGLPVEDEAAVDVESPALETALDVGEPRVTGGEFAPDVVGPFEPGAVAGARAAGAVPLAYGETTYGVLVAFTDRGTAFGDRERTLLGDLGARIGHAVTAIERRNLLLADTVVELEFECTDGDAFLVAATRELGCSCTLEAVVPVSETSLLFYVTLSDAQPDAFLDSATAAEGVADARYIREYGDRSLLEFTVEGSSPALTLTELGATIRAAVVESGTQTLRAEIARDADVRGVVEGLQSTFSDTSLRAKQAVDQPVETVAEFQDSLAEKLTDKQRAALRAAYFAGYFDWPRGSTAEEVADSMGVSSPTLHNHLRKAERKLLASFFDHTRDHIGADVPRLE; encoded by the coding sequence ATGGACGTCCTGGAACGTCGCGAGTACGAGCGGCTCCGCGAGGCCGCGTCGACGCCCCGCGAGCGGCTCGTCGTCCGGCTGGTCGGCGAGGCGGGGGTGCGGCCCGCCGAGCAGGTGCGGATCCGCCCCGGGGACGTCGACCGCCGGCGGTACGCCGGCGAGACCCACCACTTCCTGTCGGTCAGGGACGGCGACGACGAGCCCTGCCGGCGGACGTACCTGCCGGCGGATCTGGCGGGCGCCGTCGACGAGTACGCGGCGACGACGGGGACCGACCCCGACGCCCGGCTGGTCGACGTGACGCCGCGTCGGGTCCAGATGCTCGTCTCCGAGGTGGCCGCCCGGGCCGCCGACGCCACCGGCGAGGAGCGCTTCGAGGGGCTCTCCAGCGACGACCTCCGGCGGTACTTCGCCCGGCGGCTGCTCGTCGAGGAGGACGTCGACCCCCGGGTGGTCGGCGCGGTCGGCGGCTGGGACCGCCTGGCGGCGCTCGACCCCTACCTCGAACCCGTCGACGAGGGGGACGTGGCGGCCGCGTTCGCGGATTCGGCAGGGCTGTCGTCGTCCGGCGGCGCCGCCCTCGACGGGGCGACCGCCACGGCGTCGGTCGAACTCGACGCCGACGGGCAGGTCGTCGACTGCGGGGGCGCCGTCGCCGACCTGCTGGGCCGCGACCCCGGGGCGCTCGTCGAGACGCCGTTCGGCCGGCTGTTCACCGACGACGCACGCGAGCGCGCGCGGCCGAAGGACCTCCTCGCGACCGCCGGCCGCGAGGACCTCGCGGTCGAGGACTGCTGGTTCCGGCGGGCCGACGGCGACCGGGTCCGGCTGACGGCGCTGGTGTGTGCGCTGCGCGACGGGGAGCGCCTCGACGGCTTCGCCGCCGTCCTCCGGCGGGCCGACGCCGACGGCGACCGCGGCGCCGGCGCCTACCAGCGGGCCGTCGAGGCGGCCGGCCAGCCGATGTGCCTGGCGGCCGTCTCCGGCGAGATCGAGTACGTCAACGCCGCCTTCGAGGAGCTGCTGGGATACACGCAGGGGGAGGCCGTCGGCCGGACGGCGGAGGACCTGCTCAGCTCCGGGGAGGATACCGACGCCTTCTACGCCGAACTGCGCGAGACCGTCCTGGAGGGCGACACCTGGACCGGCCAGCTGACCGCCCGCCGGAAGAGCGGCGAACGGGTCCACGTCCGCCAGACGGTCGCGCCGGTCCACGACGACGCCGGCGACGTCGCGTTCGTCGTCGTGGTCGGCACCGACGTCACCGAGCGGGTCCGCCGCGAGCGGTCGCTGGCGCGGCGCTGTGAGACCCTGGAGGGCCTGGAGGCGCTCGTCGCCGACATCAACGCCGCCGGCCGGGAGCTCATCGAGGCCTCGACGCGCGAGGAGATCGAGGCGGCCGTCTGCGAGGCGCTGGCCGACAGCGAGGCCTACCTCGGCGCCTGGATCGGCGAGACCGACCCCGGCGACCCCCGCGTCCGCCCGCGGGAGTGGGCGGGCCTGCCCGTCGAGGACGAGGCGGCCGTCGACGTCGAGTCGCCGGCCCTGGAGACGGCCCTGGACGTCGGCGAGCCGCGGGTGACCGGCGGCGAGTTCGCCCCCGACGTCGTCGGGCCGTTCGAACCGGGCGCCGTCGCCGGCGCCCGGGCGGCCGGCGCGGTCCCGCTGGCCTACGGGGAGACGACCTACGGCGTCCTCGTGGCGTTCACCGACCGGGGGACGGCCTTCGGCGACCGCGAGCGGACGCTGCTCGGCGACCTCGGCGCCCGCATCGGCCACGCCGTCACCGCCATCGAGCGCCGCAACCTCCTTTTGGCCGACACCGTCGTCGAACTGGAGTTCGAGTGCACCGACGGCGACGCCTTCCTCGTCGCGGCGACCCGCGAACTGGGCTGCTCGTGCACACTGGAGGCCGTCGTCCCGGTCTCCGAGACGTCGCTGCTGTTCTACGTGACCCTGTCGGACGCCCAGCCGGACGCCTTCCTCGACAGCGCGACGGCCGCCGAGGGGGTCGCCGACGCCCGCTACATCCGCGAGTACGGCGACCGCTCGCTGCTGGAGTTCACCGTCGAGGGGAGTTCGCCGGCGCTGACGCTGACCGAACTCGGCGCGACCATCCGGGCCGCGGTCGTCGAGTCCGGGACGCAGACGCTCCGGGCGGAGATCGCCCGGGACGCCGACGTCCGGGGCGTCGTCGAGGGGCTCCAGTCGACGTTCTCGGACACGTCGCTGCGGGCGAAACAGGCGGTCGACCAGCCCGTCGAGACGGTCGCGGAGTTCCAGGACTCCCTGGCCGAGAAGCTCACCGACAAGCAGCGGGCGGCCCTGCGGGCGGCGTACTTCGCCGGCTACTTCGACTGGCCCCGTGGGTCGACCGCCGAGGAGGTCGCCGACTCGATGGGCGTCTCCTCGCCGACGTTGCACAACCACCTCCGGAAGGCCGAGCGGAAGCTCCTGGCGTCCTTCTTCGACCACACCCGCGACCACATCGGCGCGGACGTCCCCCGACTGGAGTGA
- the acs gene encoding acetate--CoA ligase, whose product MSDPEETQLEARLAEQEAFEPPESFVEQANVSDDSIYEEFEENWPECWERAADLLEWESDYDEVLVDDDEPFYEWFTGGELNASANCLDRHLADRGDELAIQWEGELGETREYTYEELHREVNEFAAALRDLGVEEDDVVTMYMPMIPELPIAMLACARIGAPHSVVFAGFSADALATRMNSADSEYLVTCDGYYRRGDALDHISKANEGLEGVEHGTTTVVVDRLGDDLDHDVGDDQVDYDDLVADHEGAEVEPVTRDAEDMLFLMYTSGTTGKPKGVKHTTGGYLSYVAWTSHAVLDVKADDTYWCAADIGWITGHSYIVYGPLALGTTSVMYEGTPDYPDKDRMWDIVDSYDVNQLYTAPTAIRAFMKWGSQYPEQHDLSSLRLLGTVGEPINPKAWKWYYKHIGGEECPVVDTWWQTETGGMMITTLPGVGTMKPGSAGPPLPGIDARVVDEQGEEVSPGEAGYVTVNRPWPGMLRTLYQNDERFISEYWEEYSDADADEWVYFPEDGAKIDEDDYITILGRVDDVINVSGHRLGTMEVESAVVGVEGVAEAAAVGGDHEMKGEAVYVYVITEDGYEEGEEMEQRIIEGVEDAIGPIARPEEVIFTPELPKTRSGKIMRRLLEDIANGDELGNTSTLRNPEVVDDIESKVRGD is encoded by the coding sequence ATGTCCGATCCAGAGGAGACGCAACTGGAGGCACGGCTCGCCGAACAGGAGGCCTTCGAGCCGCCGGAGTCGTTCGTCGAGCAGGCCAACGTCTCGGACGACTCGATCTACGAGGAGTTCGAGGAGAACTGGCCGGAGTGCTGGGAGCGCGCCGCCGACCTGCTCGAGTGGGAGTCCGACTACGACGAGGTGCTCGTCGACGACGACGAGCCGTTCTACGAGTGGTTCACCGGCGGCGAACTGAACGCCTCGGCGAACTGCCTGGACCGCCACCTCGCCGACCGCGGCGACGAGCTCGCCATCCAGTGGGAGGGCGAACTGGGCGAGACGCGGGAGTACACCTACGAGGAGCTCCACCGCGAGGTCAACGAGTTCGCGGCAGCGCTCCGCGACCTCGGCGTCGAGGAGGACGACGTCGTCACGATGTACATGCCGATGATCCCGGAGCTGCCGATCGCGATGCTGGCGTGCGCCCGCATCGGCGCGCCGCACTCGGTGGTCTTCGCCGGCTTCTCGGCCGACGCCCTCGCCACGCGGATGAACTCCGCTGACTCGGAGTACCTCGTGACCTGCGACGGCTACTACCGCCGCGGCGACGCGCTCGACCACATCTCGAAGGCCAACGAGGGCCTCGAGGGCGTCGAGCACGGGACGACGACGGTCGTCGTCGACCGCCTCGGCGACGACCTCGACCACGACGTCGGCGACGACCAGGTCGACTACGACGACCTCGTCGCCGACCACGAGGGCGCCGAGGTCGAGCCGGTCACCCGCGACGCCGAGGACATGCTGTTCCTCATGTACACGTCCGGGACGACCGGCAAGCCGAAGGGCGTCAAGCACACGACGGGCGGCTACCTGTCGTACGTCGCCTGGACCAGCCACGCCGTCCTGGACGTCAAGGCCGACGACACCTACTGGTGTGCCGCCGACATCGGCTGGATCACGGGCCACTCCTACATCGTTTACGGGCCGCTCGCGCTCGGGACGACGAGCGTGATGTACGAGGGGACGCCGGACTACCCCGACAAGGACCGGATGTGGGACATCGTCGACAGCTACGACGTCAACCAGCTGTACACGGCGCCGACGGCCATCCGGGCGTTCATGAAGTGGGGCAGCCAGTACCCCGAGCAGCACGACCTCTCGAGCCTCCGGCTGCTCGGGACGGTCGGGGAGCCGATCAACCCCAAGGCCTGGAAGTGGTACTACAAGCACATCGGCGGCGAGGAGTGCCCGGTGGTCGACACCTGGTGGCAGACGGAGACCGGCGGGATGATGATCACCACCCTGCCGGGCGTCGGCACGATGAAGCCAGGGTCGGCGGGGCCGCCGCTGCCCGGCATCGACGCCCGCGTGGTCGACGAACAGGGCGAGGAGGTCTCGCCCGGCGAGGCCGGCTACGTGACGGTCAACCGCCCATGGCCGGGGATGCTCCGGACGCTGTACCAGAACGACGAGCGGTTCATCTCCGAGTACTGGGAGGAGTACTCCGACGCCGACGCCGACGAGTGGGTGTACTTCCCGGAGGACGGCGCGAAGATCGACGAGGACGACTACATCACCATCCTCGGGCGGGTCGACGACGTCATCAACGTCTCGGGGCACCGCCTCGGGACGATGGAGGTCGAGTCGGCCGTCGTCGGCGTCGAGGGCGTCGCCGAGGCCGCCGCGGTCGGCGGCGACCACGAGATGAAGGGCGAGGCGGTCTACGTCTACGTCATCACCGAGGACGGCTACGAGGAGGGCGAGGAGATGGAGCAGCGGATCATCGAGGGCGTCGAGGACGCCATCGGTCCCATCGCCCGGCCCGAGGAGGTCATCTTCACGCCGGAGCTGCCGAAGACCCGGTCCGGGAAGATCATGCGGCGACTGCTCGAGGACATCGCCAACGGCGACGAGCTGGGCAACACCAGTACCCTCCGGAACCCGGAGGTCGTCGACGACATCGAGTCCAAGGTACGGGGTGACTGA
- a CDS encoding DUF4212 domain-containing protein has translation MTDKRRHESGDDSQAIESDGGAVGQAAQDHRDTDYLNREVNLLKPSTPFMRDHLRVVWTGFVIWALIVFGPVTLTYLATDAMTTQMPVIGFPLHYFLVAFGAPTGALLLSLWYSRRRDKLDEKYGIEHSTAERAASGEEATATDGGVDE, from the coding sequence ATGACAGACAAACGCAGACACGAGTCAGGGGATGACTCACAGGCGATCGAATCGGACGGTGGTGCGGTCGGGCAGGCCGCCCAGGACCACCGAGACACCGACTACCTCAACCGCGAGGTGAACCTGCTGAAGCCGAGCACGCCGTTCATGCGCGACCACCTGCGGGTGGTCTGGACGGGGTTCGTCATCTGGGCGCTCATCGTCTTCGGGCCGGTGACGCTGACGTACCTGGCGACGGACGCGATGACGACCCAGATGCCGGTGATCGGCTTCCCGCTGCACTACTTCCTGGTGGCGTTCGGGGCGCCGACCGGCGCGCTGCTGCTCTCGCTGTGGTACTCCCGGCGGCGTGACAAGCTCGACGAGAAGTACGGCATCGAGCACTCCACGGCCGAGCGGGCGGCGTCGGGCGAGGAGGCCACGGCCACCGACGGGGGTGTCGACGAATGA